GTGTCCTCGCACGAAAACGCCTCGTACCGGCTCAGCGGGCAGTCGCAGCCCGACTCGATCGTCTCCTCGGTCGGCGCCCTCAACGTGAACATGTCCGACTCCGAGTACCTGCACAAGTGGATGAACGACCCGCGCGTGGCCCACTTCTGGGGCGAGGCCGGCCCCCGCGAGCACCAAGAGGAGTTCCTGAGGAACGGGCTCAGGTCGAAGAATTCCTTCCCCGTCATAGGCTGCTGGGACGGCAAGCCGTTTGGCTACTTCGAGCTCTACTGGGTCAAGGAGGACAGCCTGGGCAAGTACGTGCCCAACGTAGGCGACTACGACCGCGGCTTCCACTGCCTGGTCGGCGAGCAGGAGTTCAGAGGCGCGCACAGAGTCAAGCTGTGGATCAGCGCGCTCGTGCACTACTGCTGGCTCGCGGACAACCGAACAGAGAGAGTCATGCTCGAGCCACGAGTAGACAACGAGAAGTGAGTCCACCAACATGCACAGACCGATCAGATGCTGACGCGCGCAGACTGGCACACTACCTCCAGGAATCTGGTTTCTACAAGGAGCGCGAGATCAGCCTGCCGCACAAGCAGAGCAATCTCTTCAAGATCAACAGAGATGTCTGGAGAGGCCCAGCCTTGTGAGCAAGCACCTGCGGCTCCGCGCTGGACACTCGGAGGCGACGTGTGGAGAGGGCGCGGTCGAACACGGCCGCGGGATGTTAGCCGTTCACGCACTTATTGCGGAGGAAAAGTGGGTCTTGAGATATCAACCACAAGTCTAGCATGGGAGGCTACTCCCACGCCAGCATGCTGGTGTTGCATGGAATGCTCCTTTGGGAAAAGAATTAGTTGTTGGTTTTACGCGTGCTCTTCAGCACGCGTGAGACATCCCACGGAACCTTACCGAAGTCGGCGTAATGCATGTGCATCGTGGGATGCGGGTAGGTAGGCATCCCAACAGTGAGCTGGAGGCGCGTTCTCGATCGCGAACATCAAAGATCACGTGTCCGGAAGAATATCAGCCGAGTGCGTGAACAAGACTTTGTGTGGAGTTGAGCTCGACATCTTCACGATACTCGTGGAGGGGTCACCCCGCCAAAGCAAAGACCCGCTTCACAACACCAGCAGGGAGGGAGCGCGGAGAAATTTCTGCTCTCCAACAGGGACGCTTGACGATCGGCAGGCAACGGACAGCCAGAAATCAGTCGTCGAACCCCTCTTGGCCCTCTTGGGCGCGCCGATGTGTGGCGCAAACAAAAATGTGGGGTCTTGGCCACAAAATTATCGGAGCCCTGTGACGCAGTCGTTGGTTCGGGTAGAAAAGGAACTGAGCGACCCAGTCAACAACCATTCGAGCTCGTGATACCCGTCCCTTTACTTCACTCCGACCCAATTGCACAAGACAGGTGGTAGTTACTCAGCACAAGTCTGCTCGCCTCTGTCACCACCCAACATGTCCGTTCCATCCATCCCCGAAGCCTCGTCGGCGCCCAAGCTCGCATACGACCAAGACGCAGCCCTGGATCTCCAGCGCCAGATCAGCAAGATGAAGCAGCAAATCGGTAACTCCATCTTCGACACCTACCAGACCTCTCTGACGGGGCGCTACTGCTCCAAGGAGATGTCGCAACTTTTCAGCCAGCGCAGCCGTCACAGCACGTGGAGATCGCTGTGGCTGTACCTGGCCGAGGCGGAGCAAGAGCTTGGAATCGACACAATCACCCCCGAGGCACTCCAGCAGATGCGGGACCACCTCGTTGTGTCTGACGCCGACTTCGAGGTGGCTAGAGTggaggagaagaggaggaggcacGACGTCATGGCCCATGTGCACGCTTTTGGCGAGGTCGCGCCCAAGGCCGCGGGTATCATTCACTACGGCGTAAGAACGGTGACTTGCGTGGAGAAGCTAGAGGCTAACCATCGTGTAGGCAACCAGCTGTTACGTGACCGACAATGCAGAGCTCATCCTCATGCGGAACGCCATGGGCCTGCTGCTCCCCAAGCTCGCCAAGGTCATTGACAACCTTTCCAAGTTCGCCCTGCAGTGGAAGTCCGAGCCGACCCTGGCCTACACTCACCTGCAGCCCGCTCAGCTCATCACCGTCGGTAAGCGAGCAGCCCAGTGGGCCCAGGATCTCCTCATGGATCTTGAAGCCATTGAGCACGTCAAGGAGAGCCTGCAGTTCCGCGGCGCCCAAGGCACAACCGGAACCCAGGCTTCCTTCCTCGAGATCTTCAACAACGACTCCCAAAAGTGCGACCAGCTGAATGAGAAGCTCTGCCAGAAGGCCGGCTTCCCCGGCTGCTACGCCGTCTCCACGCAGACCTACACCCGCAAGGTCGACCAGCTCATCGCCAACGCCATCTCCGGGCTGGGCTCCTCCGCTCAGAAGATCACCGGCGACATCCGCCACCTCGCTGCGTGGAAAGAGCTCGAGGAGCCCTTTGAGAAGGACCAAATCGGTTCCTCCGCAATGGCCTACAAGCGCAACCCCATGCGCTCGGAGCGTGTCTACGCCCTGTCCCGCGAGCTGATGAGCAAGCCCGCATCCTTTGCCAACACACTCTCCGACCAGTGGATGGAGCGCACGCTCGACGACTCGGCAATCCGCCGCATCGACATCCCCGAGATGTTCCTGCTGGCCGACGCCATCCTGCTCTCGCTCGACAACGTCACCTCCGGCCTTGTCGTGTACCCCAAGCGCGTCAACGCGCGCGTCCAGGAAGAGCTGCCGTTCATGATCACAGAGTCGATCATCATGAAGCTGGTCGCCAAGGGCGAGTCGCGCCAAGAAGCCCACGAGCAGATTCGCGTGCTGTCGCACCAGGCCGGCAGCAACGTCAAGAACGAGGGCAAGCAAAACGACCTCGTGGACCGCATTCGCGCAACCGAATTCTTCAAGCCCATCTGGGCCGATCTCGACAACATGCTCGACGCCAGTCTGTACACGGGGCGCAGTGCCGAGATCGTCGACAAGTTCTGCGGCGAAGGCGGCGTGCTCGACACCGCGCTGCAGCCGTACAGGGAGTACATCCAGAAGGCCGGTGTTGCCGAGCTCAACGTATAGACACCGAGACGTCGATGCAATGGACGGACACTTGCGCACGATGAAAAGACCGTAGACCTCATCTGCCGCCTACAGTGCTTGCAATACACGGACAAAAGTGATGATTTACAACGCTCTGCTCTTTTCCTACACATGCTACTAGCTCGTCCACATTCAAATAGGCTTTCACACCGCAAAACAGACTTCTTACCTATACTCGTCCACCTGGTAGTTTCACACCACCTCTTACCCAGCTGCATTAGCACTACTAATACTGTTAACACTCTACTACAGCACTTGAACTaaaagctataatatataatGCTCTGCTTTTCTATATACGCTATAAGATTGTCTATAATTTAACTGGCTTTTATACTGTATAAAGAAATCTTTGTTACACTCATCTACCTAGTAGTCTTACAGTATTTTTAAGTTAACTGTATTAGTACTACTAACACTCTTAACACTCTACTACAGCACTTGAACTaaaagctataatatataatGCTCTGCTCTCTTTGTATACCCACCACAAGACCACCTACGCTTAACCACGTGCATCTACGCCCCAAAGAAATAAAGTTTTCTAAAAAATTACTGAACCACCCAGTATCACCACGACCTCCCAACCGACCCAACTCCACCAGCATCGTCATTTCCGACATTCCACTACAGGCACCCTGATCCAAATCCCATGGAACATCTAGTGCGCTCCACTCATCGATGCGGCTGCGCTGGTTCACCGTCTCGAAATCCGGTTCGCGTACGCACGAACCACACCACCTCGCCCTCCCCTCGCATCTCACACTCGGAATCACTGCCGGTGATTTGTCGCCATGCGACCTCTCCGTTTCTCGGGTTCGCGGTTCGTGGCGTGGGTGTTGGGTTGGGGTTTGGGGCTGGTTGACGGCGCGGGTCACGGAGTTTAAGTGTGTGTGGTTGGGTGTGTAGAATCGTGCACTGGGATGTTTGGATATATAGATACGAAGACGTCTCTCTCGCTTGCTCGCTCTCGCTCGCTCTCCTCTCTGCAGACACAGTTGCGGTTGCAGATGCCGGTGTGAATCCGACCCTGCCCACACCAAGCGCTCAAGTTCGAGATCGAGTCTGAACGCAAGGTGGAGTCTTGGACGTTGCATCGACTCGAATCGACTCGACTCGAGGCAAATCCAAGCTTCTTGCTCGAACGGCACGGGCTATCGAACCCCTGGAATGATGCCGGCTCGTGACCGCGCTCGCAGACCCAAACAGCACGGCCTTCGGATCCGCATCTTTTTTCGCGACAGGAGAAGCCCGGTGGAGGGGGACGGGGATCTTCTGCCGATGGCAGTAGCGGAGCTGGCATCAGCAGCGTCGAGTGCACCcgcagcagcaccagcagcaccagcagcaccagcagcagcggtcccagcagcagcgccaACCGACGAGGAAGAAATCCGCACAAAAGAATACAAAGCCGCGAGGGGTTTGCTACAATTACGTTATGAGACCTCCTTGGCTTGCTCGACTCCAACAGCGTGCTCCCTCGCGCCGGCACTGCGGTCTCCAACGGGCCTTCCGCCCCAACACGCCGCGGTCCCGGAGCATGCAGACAGCGCGCGATGGGTGGATGCCAAGGGTGAGAGGAGGGAGGATGCGGAGTTGCTGCTTCACTGCGCTGTTCTGATTCAAGAACGGTTTGCGGGGGATATGGAGAGGGTTAGGGAGGTTTGGGGGGCTTGGGAGGCGGTGCAGGGTTGGGGAAATCGCGGAGAGGGGGGGTGCTGCGGCGACGAGGGAAGGGGAGAGGGAAAGAGAGGGTGTTTGTAGGAGAGGGAAAGGGGTGGGGAGGTGTTGTTTCCATAGGGAAGGTGTGATAAATTagagagtagagtaaaagaGGGGTGATACGGCTGCGAAGATGACATGTGCCTGATATGCACTTCTTACTTTTTTTCATTGCTTCAATCAATGCCGATCGCTGCTTTTGCGGTGGAGAAACCCAGCGTCACTTTCCGAGTCCTAGAATCTGCACGATGGTGGTTCTGATGAATCCTCGAAGATAGTCTGTTGGACACCATACGTTGCGGATAGTCGCACTACAGTGTTAACTCTGCCAAACGACGGTGTTGATTACAGTCGATCATGTATGGTTCGGTGAGAAATTGTTGCGGGTACAGGTGTTCGAACCGTTCAAGGATCGTCCAGTGAAAGACGCTTCGTAGTCAATAAAGAGGACTTGATCCCGGGTTATTAGACTTTTTGAAAGTGTTTCTTTGAGCACTTTTTTCCTCTCGCGGTCGTAATTGTAAGAGAACCTCGCTTTCCTGTTGAGTCAATCACATAGAGTTTGCGTAGCGTTCTTGCCTTCGATATTCGGCCCTTACAGAGGAACCATCACCACCGTACCTGTCATCTTCTACACTGTTCTCACCACAGTCCACAGAATGAACACGGCGACGACTCCGCCCGTGTACGGCCGGAGTGAAGTCAGGAGCCTCTTTCTAGACTTTACAAACTCGCAGATCTCGCCCGTCTATGCTCGCTGCCTGGCCAATGCCATCGAAACGCAGAGAGGCTTCCCTCGCGCGACTTGTGACCTTCGCAATCCGAGACCCAAATCCCGTTCCTCGATGAGCGAAAACACAGACAGTAATGTCTTCTCTCAGCAAACCATTTTTGCTGCAGCCGAACATTCACCAAGAGGATTCAGGGTCGACGGATGGATTCTTTACGAGAAGAAACCCCACGAGCCTTGCAATACCCTTCCACGCAAGGGCGTGTTCGAGAAACGTGCCTCGGAACCAAAGGAGAGGAAGTATTTTCCGAATATCATCAGGAAAGACAAGGTACAGCAGGAGATGCTGGAGAAAAGGTGCAATCAGCGGTATGCGATACACGTAATGAAGACCGAACGGGAAGAGCATGTGAGGGCGGAAAAGATCGAGAAGCGCAATGCGAGAGTCAGGGCAAGCGAGGAGATGTACGAGAGGAATCTGGAGAGGACGAAGAGAATCGCAGGGAAACGCGAAGGAATGGCTTCCGTGCAAGACGTCAAGAGGGAAATCGAACAGACCAGGATTCAGCAGGAGATTGATGCCATGGCCAGTGAGAAATGAGAGGTTAGAGTGTTGAGTGGTGGAGAGACGATGAAGGTAGGGCTCCTTGTCAACGATGCTATCGGCAAATCACGTGCTGACGCGTTGTAGCCAACAACACGGCGCGTAGCCGGCAGATCGCGCAGTCACCGACACGTCCACGTTGTTCCTCCGCCAGCCCGACCGCCAGCCCGGCCGTCATCAGCCCGACGTGTGGAGCGGAAGAATTCCCGGCTAAAGAGACCCACGACTCCATTCAAGAGTTCATCCTCCACTGCAGCCCCGACTGATCTCACTCCAGCAGCAATGCCGTTCTGAGCCCCACCCCACGCTTGGCCCCTGGTCCACCGTCCCGGCGGTTAAACAGGGCAGCTCTTCCATCATGCGGGCAATGCCCCTCCACATAAGTATGCGCTGCCTACGCGTAAAAGGGAAGACGCGACAGCTCTCGACGCACCCACGTAAAACACCAAAACACCGCCAACATGGCCGACAAGGAACCCATCGTGACCCACGTCTTCACTGCCGACCCCTCGGCGCACGTGTTCAACGGCAAGCTCTACGTCTACCCCTCGCACGACCGTGAGACAGACATCAAGGACAACGACAATGGCGACCAGTACGACATGGCCGACTACCACGTCTTCAGCATGGACACCGTCGGCGGCCCGGTAACAGATCACGGCGTCGTCCTGAAGCAAGAAGACATCCCGTGGGTCTCGAAACAACTCTGGGCCCCCGACGCAGCGACCAAGAACGGGAAATACTACCTCTACTTCCCCGCACGGGACAAGGAGGGCATTTTCCGCGTGGGTGTAGCAGTCGGCGATAGACCCGAAGGCCCATTCAAGCCAGAACCCGACTACATCAAAGACAGCTTCAGCATCGACCCAGCCACCTTtgtcgacgacgacggctCCGCGTACCTCTTCTTCGGCGGCATCTGGGGCGGGCAACTGCAATGCTGGACGACCGGCAAGTTCGTCCGCGAAGACTACGAAAAGATGGAAGCCTCTTCCGGCGACGCGCTCAGCGCCAAAGTAGGCAAGCTCACAGACGACATGACCCAATTCGCCTCTCCACCGACCGACGTCCAGATCCTCGACCCAGCGACACAGAAGCCGCTCCAAGCCGCCGACCACGACCGGCGGTTCTTCGAAGCCGCGTGGCTGCACAAGCACAACGGCAAGTACTACTTCAGCTACAGCACCGGCGACACGCATTTCCTGTGCTACGCCATCGGCGACAGCCCCGTGGGGCCGTTTACGTATGCGGGCAGGATCCTGGAGCCGGTCATCGGGTGGACGACGCATCATAGTATTGCCGAGTTCAAGGGGAAGTGGTATCTCTTCTACCATGATTCCTCGCTCAGCAAGGGTGTGAATCATCTGCGGTGTGTTAAGATTAGGGAGATTGTGTATGATGAGCAGGGGCATATCAAGTTGGCTGAGGCGCAGCCGAAGGTGTGAAAATATCGAATGTTTCTTCTTAATGATTGGTTGGGGTTCTTGTTAGAGCGTGCCTGTTCCTGCCATACATACTCCAAGACATACGGACTAACATGTCCATTCAAACTCTACTTCTTCACGACCCCCCCTGCCTAAAACCCAGCCTTGTACCGATGCTGATCCGTAACCTCCGTAACCTCCAGCTGCATCCCAACTTTAATCTCCGCGCCCTCGCGCGGCACACACAACATACCGTAACAGGGCTTGTACGTGATGCCCGCATCGATCCTGCGGTACTTCATCAGCGTGTCCCACGGCTGCCGCTTATGCTCCTCGGCCGTCTCGGGATCCACATTCGGCACGTGACACCGCGCACAGCGCTGCGTGACATCCAAGTCCGCGACCGTCTTGCCGGCGGAGGAAATGCGCAGCGTCTTCCAGCGGTCTTCATCCCACGGTGCAGAGGGCTGCCCGCGCACGAGCACGTTGGGCCGGAAGCGCCGCACGTCGAGCTCGAGCTCGAGCTCGCTGGTCTCGGCCGAGCGGATCCGGCTGTTGAGTTCGTCGATGCTGGACTGTGAAGCTACGAGTACGGGCATCAGATCGGGGAAGCAGGTTGATGCGTTTCGGCCTAGGAGCTCGGCGGCGCCGTTTGAGCGTAGTGCGCGTGGCTCTGGGCATTCTGGTGACTTGTACACGAGGCGGACTTGTCTGCCGAAGAAGTCGTTGAAGGGTCCCGTGAGCTTGGTCGAGTATACTTGGGCTGGTGTTGACTGGTTCCAGATCTCGACCTCGTGGCGTTCGGTGTTGGAGGCGAGCCATTCTGAGGTTGGATGGGCGGGAATACTGAACTCCAGCTTCTCGTCAATGGAGTTTGGTGCTGGGGCTGTGACGGTCAGGATGTCGGTTTCTGCGTCGTAGCTTGGACGGATCAAGGTCATTTTGGCGTTTTGACGGATCGTTAGGAACTTGTAGTCATCTGCGGTCACCCACATCCACTGTCGATCTATAGAGTGCGGTCAGCGAACAGGGTCGATAGACTGTTTTCCGGTCAAGCATACCGAGATCAAGTCCCGTGAGAAGCAGCTTTGCTGACTGCACTTTGATGCCATGGCAGGACTTGATAGGGTGGATGTACAGAGCCGTGATCTCAGTCGGCGGAGGAAGCGGTCCGGCGTTGCTCTTCTTTGGTTGGGCCCTTGTGAAGTACAGATAGGTCAGGATTGGTAAGAAGAACAGGGAGAGGATGATGGCCAGCTGCGTGCCGTTCGACTGCGCCATGGTGGTGATGTCCAGTAAGGGCCGGTTACGACGTGCGTACTTCGATGTaagcttctagagcctagtgGAATGCAAACGACCGAGGGCAAGGTGAACTAAGCAAACTGGGATCCACAGCCTCAATCGATATTGCAGAGTCGTACGCTTGCAGACCAGCTATGCATTTGGTGTGTTCGGTTTTTAGCGAGGAATTCGACACTTATGGCGGTCTGTAAAGGTGACGCATGGCCCGGGCGATAGGGCGCGCCCTTGGAGCCAAACAGGCGACTCGGGGCGGCAACAACGCGGAATCAGTGGGGTTGGTTGCCAATTAATCATACACAAGATTTGAACGCACGGACACGTGCAAGGTACAGTCAAAGCTGTAGAATGTGTCGGATAGTGTTACATTATCTAAAGACATTCGAGGTGGGTTTACCATCTATGGGCTTCGCCTTCAAACTCCGAGAACCTGCCTCATTACGTCGATTGCTCCGGATGCTGCGTGAAATGAGATGTTGAACAATGCAATCATAGAAAATATGTGGTGCTACGACAACACAAAGGAAGTTCTCTTTTGAGCAAATCGGAACAGGATATGAAAACCGTAAACAACGCTACATTATGGGTATACCTTGCTTCCAAACTCAAAGACGAAAGGAAAGATGAAGAGTACAGCTCCGTTGTGGGGACGTGTGTCTCGCTCAGCTCGGCGCGGCGCGGTGGTAGACGAGCTTTCGCTGGCGCGAGGTTCGGGATCACTTTCTCAGTGAGGTGCGGGATTGATTGAGAGGTTTGTTGTTGTGGGTGCTAGCGATGCCCTGAGCTCACCCCCAGCTCAGCTCATTGTTCCAATTCATGGTGTCCCGTTGGCC
The Ascochyta rabiei chromosome 9, complete sequence DNA segment above includes these coding regions:
- a CDS encoding Adenylosuccinate lyase — translated: MSVPSIPEASSAPKLAYDQDAALDLQRQISKMKQQIGNSIFDTYQTSLTGRYCSKEMSQLFSQRSRHSTWRSLWLYLAEAEQELGIDTITPEALQQMRDHLVVSDADFEVARVEEKRRRHDVMAHVHAFGEVAPKAAGIIHYGATSCYVTDNAELILMRNAMGLLLPKLAKVIDNLSKFALQWKSEPTLAYTHLQPAQLITVGKRAAQWAQDLLMDLEAIEHVKESLQFRGAQGTTGTQASFLEIFNNDSQKCDQLNEKLCQKAGFPGCYAVSTQTYTRKVDQLIANAISGLGSSAQKITGDIRHLAAWKELEEPFEKDQIGSSAMAYKRNPMRSERVYALSRELMSKPASFANTLSDQWMERTLDDSAIRRIDIPEMFLLADAILLSLDNVTSGLVVYPKRVNARVQEELPFMITESIIMKLVAKGESRQEAHEQIRVLSHQAGSNVKNEGKQNDLVDRIRATEFFKPIWADLDNMLDASLYTGRSAEIVDKFCGEGGVLDTALQPYREYIQKAGVAELNV